The DNA region AGCGCTCGGCGAAGGCCTTTTGCGTCGTCGGCGTGCGGTAGGGGTCTTGCAGGCCCTTGATGTTCCCGCACACCAGCGGCGTCAGGCCGATGCTCTTCACGAAGCGGTAGAGGTTCGCCTGCACGCCCGGCTGGTCTCCGTCCGCCGCCGTCAGGATCACGCCCGCCGCGTCCGCCCGGCGCTTGAGGAGCGGCCCCACCGTCGCGTCGAGTTCGGCGTTCATCGTCACCATGTGCCGCCCGTGGGCGATGGCCTCCAGGGTCACCTGCGCCCCGAACTCCACGTCGCCCGTCACGTCGATCACGCAGTCGACCTGCTCTGAGCGGCACAGCAGCAGCGCGTCCTGGGCTACGGCGGGCTGGCCGCGGCGAATCGCGTCTTCAAGCTGTTCCTGCGTCTCCACCCGCACGAAGTCGGTGCGTCCCGCCTCCGTGTATGCCCGCTCGGCGGCGGCCACATTGCGGTTGGAGACGGCGACGAGCTCCATCCCCGGCACCGAGTTGATGATCTGGTTGGCGACGCCCCGGCCCATGAACCCGGCGCCGATCATCGCCACCTTCACCGGGCGCCCCTCGGCCTCCCGGTGGCGCAGGGCGGTATCCACGATAATCATGTTGTCACCCCTTCACGCTCAGAGAGCAGCGTCCACGCCTGGTCCTTCGCCGAGATTACCGTCACCGGCATCGGCCACTCGATGCCGAGCACAGGGTCGTCGTGGCGCAGCCCGCGCTCGTAGCCGGGGGTGTACGCCTCGCTCACCTGATACACGACCTCCGCCCCGTCGGTGAGGGCCTGGTAGCCGTGGGCGAACATCTCGGGGACGTACAGCGCGCGGCGGTTCTCGGCGGTCAGCTCGACCGCGATGTGCTGGAGGTAGGTGGGCGAGCCTTCCCGCAGGTCCACGATCACATCGAGGATCGCGCCCCGCGTGCAGCGCACGAGCTTCGTCTCGGCGGCGGGCGGAAGCTGGTAGTGCATCCCGCGCAGCGTGCCCGCCTTGTGGTTGTAGCTGAGGTTCGCCTGCACGACTTCCACCTTCAACCCGTGCGCCGCGAACTCGTCCTGCGAAAAGGTGCGCGCGAATCCCCCGCGCTTGTCCTCGCGGACCTCCAGGTCGATGATGAAGGCACCCTTCAACTTCGTCTCAGTGAAGATCACGCGCCCCTCCCTTCGAGGACGGGCTGGGGCACCGGGGTGGCCTTCCAGTAGAAGTCGTGGTCGATCTGCTCGGTGCGCAGCAGGTATTCGAGCTGCTTGAGCCGGGTGTAGCCGCGCGACTCGAAGTCGGAGGCCTGGAGGTCAATACGCTCGAAGAGGGCGGCGAGTTGCTGGGCGCCGCGCCGGGCGTCCCACGCACAACGGAAGTTCGGCAACGCCGCGTGAATCTTGTCGAAGTTCACCCGGTAGCTGCGGTTGTCCGCCCCGTTCTCGCCGAACGACAGCTTGCATCCGGGAAATGCCTCCGCCACGATCTCCGCAATCTCGCGCACCCGGTAGTTCTGCTGGGTGCTGCCCACGTTGAAGGCCTCGTTGTGGACGGCCTCGCGCGGGGCCTCCAGGACCTCGATGATCGCCTGCCCGATGTCGAGCGCGTGCACCAGGGGCCGCCAGGGCGTGCCGTCGGAGGTCATCCGGATTTCCCCCGTCGTGCGCGCCAGCCCGCTGAGGTTGTTGAGCACGATGTCGAAGCGCATCCGGGGCGAGGCGCCGAAGGCAGTGGCATTTCGCAGGTAGGTCGGCGTGAAGCTGTCGTCCGCCATCTCCCGCAGGTCGCGCTCGACGAGCACCTTGCACTCGGCATAGGCGGTCTGGGGGTTCACGTCCGAGGTCTCGTCCACGAAGTCCGCCCCGCCCACCCCGTACACGCTGCACGAGGACATGTAGACGAAGCGGGTGACCCCCGCCGCCTTGGCGAGCTTCGCCAGCCGGACCGAGCCCGCGTGGTTGATGTCGTAGGTGATGTTGGGCAACAGTTGCCCGAGGGGATCGTTCGACAGCTCGGCCATGTGGACGACGGCCTCCACACCCTCCAGGTCCTGGGCCGTGATCTGCCGCAGGTCCTTGCCCAGGGTCAGCGCGGTCGTGTCGGTCCCGTTGTAGAGCCAGCCCGCCTTGTAGTAGCCGGTGTCCACGGCGACGACCGTGTGACCGCGCCGCAGGAGTTCGGGGGCGAGCAGGGAGCCGAGGTAGCCCTCGGTGCCGGTGACGAGAATCTTCATGCGAGCACTCCTTCGGCGCCGAGCCCTTTGACGGGGACAGGCTTGAGGTGGGCGGGGGCCTGAACCCGCGCGGCGATGGTCTTCCCGATCTCCAGAGATGACGTGGCGGCGGGGGAGGGCGCGTTGCAGACGTGCAGGGCGGCGGGCGCGTCGATCAGCAGGAAGTCGTCCACCAGCTTCCCGTCGGGGGTGAGGGCCTGCGCGCGCACTCCGGCCTCGCTGGGGATGACGTCATTCTCCGTCACCTCGGGGATGAGGGCCTGGAGGCTGCGCACGAAGGCGGGCTTGGAGAACGAGCGCCACATTTCCTTGGCCCCCTCGCCCACGTTCTTACGCGCGAGTTGCAAGAAGCCCGAGTAGCCGAGCGCGTCGCCGAGGTCGCGCAGGTCCACCTTCGTCTTGTGGTAGCCCTCGCGCGCGAAGGCGAGCACCGCGTTCGGCCCCGCATGGACCGAGCCGTCGATCATGCGGGTGAAGTGCACCCCCAGGAAGGGGAAGTCGGGGTTGGGCACCGGGTAGATCAGGTGCTTGACGAGATGCCGCTTCTCCGGGCGCAGCTCGTAGTACTCGCCCCGGAAGGGCACGATACGGCAGCCCGGGTCCGAGCCCGCCATCCGCGCGATTCGGTCGCTGTGCAGCCCCGCGCAGTTCACGAGGTAGTGGGTGGCGAAGGGCCCCGCGTTCGTCTCGATGCGGTAGCCGCGCTCGTCGCGGTGCAGGGCCTCCACCCGGGTGCCCAGCCGAATCTTGCCGCCGCGCCCCTCCACCTCGCGGGCGAGGGCGAGGCAGACCTCGGTGTAGTCCACGATGCCCGTGCTGGCGACGTGCAGGCCCGCGAGCGCCTCGACGTGGGGCTCGATCTCCCGCACCTCCTCGGCGTTCAGGGAGCGCACGGGCAGCCCGTGTTCCCCGGCGCGCAGCCGCAGTTTCTCCAGGCCGGGCAGCTCCCCCTGGCGGGTCGCCACGATCACCTTGCCGCAGCGGTCGTAGGGGATGCCGTGCTCGTCGCAAAACTCGGGGATGCTGACGTTTCCGGCCTGACACAGCCGCGCTTTGAGGCTGCCGGGCGCGTAGTAGATGCCGCTGTGGATCACGCCCGAGTTGCGCCCCGTCTGGTGGCGGGCGAGGGCCTCTTCTTTCTCCAGCACCAGGATCAGGGCGTCGGGGTAGCGCTGGCCCAGCGCATAGGCGGTGGCGAGGCCGACAATGCCCCCGCCGATGACCGCGAAGTCGTATCTCACGCTCTCACCACGTCTTCCAGGGGGCCTTGCCCGCCTTCCAGAGGTCTTCGAGGTAGTGCTTGTCGCGCAACGTGTCCATCGGCTGCCAGAAGCCGGGGTGGCGGTAGGCGGCGAGCTGGCCGTCGTGGGCGAGGCCCTTGAGGGGTTCGGCCTCCCAGGTCGTCTGATCCCCGTCAATGTAGTCGATCACGCCGGGCTCGAGCACGAAGAAGCCGCCGTTAATCCAGCCGCCGTCGCCGTCGGGCTTTTCCTGGAAGGCGGTGACGGTGCCGCCGTCCTCGATGTTCACGGCGCCGAAGCGGCCCGGGGGCTGCATCACCGTCATGGTGGCGAGCTTGCCGTGGCTGCGGTGAAACTCGATGGTCCCGCTGATGTCCACGTCCCCCACCCCGTCGCCGTAGGTAAAGCAAAAGCTCTCGTCGCCCAGGTAGTGCCGCACCCGCTTGAGGCGCCCGCCCGTCAGGGTGTCCTCGCCGGTGTCCACCAGCGTGACGCGCCAGGGCTCGGCCTGGTTGCACAGGTAGGTGGCGTTTTGGGTGCGCATGTCGAAGGTCACGTCGGACATGTGCAGGAAGTAGTTGGCGAAGTACTCCTTGATCATGTGCTGCTTGTAGCCGCACAGGATGATGAAGTCGTTGACCCCGTGGGCGGAGTAGATCTTCATGATGTGCCACAGCACGGGGCGGCCCCCGATCTCGACCATCGGCTTGGGGCGGGTGGTGCTCTCTTCGCTGATGCGGGTGCCCAGGCCCCCGGCGAGGATGACGGCTTTCATGCGTGGCCCCCGGTCAGGCGGGCGGGTCGGGTGTGGGTCATGGACAGGCTCTCCTTTGAACTCTCGTCGTGGCGGCAGAATGTGAGGGGGCTGTGACAGAGGCTGGCGCACAGTCGGGCCGGAGGTGCCGGCCTCCGGGAGAACGTGTGGGTCCGGTCTGCGCCGCTCATGGCCGCATCTTGCCGCACCCCGTTTCTGAGCAACGGCTGATCACTTGGCGGGCCTGAGCATGATGGGGAACGCCCCGCCAGGGGGAAGGAGTCTTCGTGCGCAGAGTCTGGAAGGCGCAGCGGTTCTCGCGCTCACCGCCCGGTCCCTCCCGCAGCGCCCCCGCCCAGAAGTCCGTGACCTCGCCGCATGACCCTTCCCACCCGCTCTCGCCGCCCAGGAGGACCAGCCCCCATGCCCCCGATGAATGACGACCTCGATCTCTCCCGTCCCCTGCGGGCCCTCAAGCGCTTCGCGTGGCTCGTGTTGCTGCTCTCCCTGGCCGCCGGGGCCGTCACCTACCTGCTCTCCAGCCGTCAGACCCCGGTTTACGAGGCCAAGACCCTGATCCTCTCGGCGGGCGGCCAGAGCAACAACCCGGCGCTCAACCCCAACACCGTCAGCCCCCCGCCCCTGCCCGCCGGGGCCATCGAGGGGGCGCTGCAAAGCGAGAACGTGCTCGGCGTGGTGCGCCGCCGCCTGGCAGAGGTGCCCGAGCTGACCCGCGCCCAGCGCATCGTGCTCGCCGACCGCCTCGCCCAGGACATCGCCAGTGGCCGGGGGCGGGTCTTCGACGTGACGGGTCAGCCCGACATCTACGGCAACGGTACCTACACCCTCAGCGCCGTGCACCGGGACCCGGTGGTGGCCGCGCGGCTGGCGAACCTCGCCGCCGAGACGCTCGTGGACTGGGACGCCCAGCGCGGGCTTGTGAAGGTCAACGCCGCCATCACCGGGCTGCGCACGCGGCTGGCCGATGTCGAACGCCGTCTGGCGGCGGCGGGGCCGGTGGGGGGCACGCCGACCAGCCTGCAACAGACCCTGCTGGCCCAGCGGGCCAACCGCCTCGACGCCCTGAACAACCTGACGGCCCTGCGTGAGACGGTGGTGGGTTCGCTGAGCGTCGTCGCCCCCGCCGCCGTGCCCCTCCAGCCGGTCGCGCCCAAGCCGCTGCGCAACGCCCTGCTCGTGGGGGCGTTCGTCCTGCTGCTGCTCAGCGCCCTGCTGGTGGTCTGGTCCTCGGTCAACCGCATGGTGGCCTCCGACGCCGACCTCAAGCTCCTTAACCTGCGCCTGCTCGGCGAGGTGCCCCGCGTGCGGATGCTGCGCCGCGGCCAGTCGCTGCTCGTGGCGCTCAGGCAGGGCCGCTGGTCGGACAGCGTGGCCTTCCTCGCCGCCGGGATCAAGAGCGTCTTGCCCAAGGGGGACCGCAGGCCGCCCGTCTTGCTCGTGACCTCGCTGTTCAGCGGCGACGGCAAGTCGAACATCAGCGCCGCCATCGCCGACGCCCGCGCGGCGAGCGGTGACCGGGTGCTGTTGATCGACGCGGACCTGCGCCGCCCCACCCAGGCGAGCATCTGGCAGGCCGGGGCCCAGACGGCGGAGTGGGTGGACCTGCCCGGCGCCGTGCCCTTCCCCGGCGAGGAGAGCCGCGACCTGCAAGGCGCCCTGGCGCGGCCCGTGACCGCGCAGGCCCGCCGGTTGCGGGACAACCTGCACCTGCTCGCCCCCGCGCCCGGCGTCCACGCCCAGACCCAGGCCCACCTCCCGGCGGAGGCCTTCCGCGAGGCAATGATGCAGTGGGGCGCCGGGTACGACCTGATCGTGGTGGACGGCCCGCCCGCGCTCGCCGTGGCGGACCCGCTGGTGCTCGCGCCCCACGCGGCGGGTGTGCTGCTCGTGCTGGAGGCGGGGCGCGCCTCGGTCGCCAGCGTGCAGCGCGTGCTCGACGCCCTGCTGCTGGTGAATGCGAACGTGCTCGGCGTGGCGCTGAACAAGGTCAACCCGCGCGGCCAGGTGGCCCGCTACGGGTACGGGTACGCCCGCCGCTCCACTCCGGCCACGGCTCCCAAGCCCGAGTCGAGGGTGCTGTGAGTGACCCCCACGTGAGCGGGGCCGTGCCCGCCGAACGTTCTCCTCGGCGCGCCCTTCCCGGCGCGGGAGCGTAGGTTTCATGGAAGAGCGTGGGTCGGACCGGCGCGGTTTTCTGGGGAACCTCGCGGCCCTGTTCGGGGTGCAGGCGGCAACGTACGTGCTTCCCCTGCTCACCACGCCCTTCCTGGCCCGCGTGCTGGGGCCGACCGCGCTGGGCCTGCTGGTGTTCGCGCAGGCGTTCGGGGGCCTGCTGGGGCTGCTCGTGCAGTACGGCTTCGACCTCTCCGCCAACCGCGAGGTGGCCCGCGCGCGCGGCGACTCCGCCCGGCTGGCGGGGCTGCTGTCGGGCGTCATGAGCGCCAAGCTGCTGCTGACGCTGCCTGCCGTGGCGCTCGCCCTCCTCGCCTCGGTGACCGTGCCCTCGCTGCGCGCC from Deinococcus planocerae includes:
- a CDS encoding NAD-dependent epimerase/dehydratase family protein, which gives rise to MKILVTGTEGYLGSLLAPELLRRGHTVVAVDTGYYKAGWLYNGTDTTALTLGKDLRQITAQDLEGVEAVVHMAELSNDPLGQLLPNITYDINHAGSVRLAKLAKAAGVTRFVYMSSCSVYGVGGADFVDETSDVNPQTAYAECKVLVERDLREMADDSFTPTYLRNATAFGASPRMRFDIVLNNLSGLARTTGEIRMTSDGTPWRPLVHALDIGQAIIEVLEAPREAVHNEAFNVGSTQQNYRVREIAEIVAEAFPGCKLSFGENGADNRSYRVNFDKIHAALPNFRCAWDARRGAQQLAALFERIDLQASDFESRGYTRLKQLEYLLRTEQIDHDFYWKATPVPQPVLEGRGA
- the rfbC gene encoding dTDP-4-dehydrorhamnose 3,5-epimerase, with protein sequence MIFTETKLKGAFIIDLEVREDKRGGFARTFSQDEFAAHGLKVEVVQANLSYNHKAGTLRGMHYQLPPAAETKLVRCTRGAILDVIVDLREGSPTYLQHIAVELTAENRRALYVPEMFAHGYQALTDGAEVVYQVSEAYTPGYERGLRHDDPVLGIEWPMPVTVISAKDQAWTLLSEREGVTT
- the rfbF gene encoding glucose-1-phosphate cytidylyltransferase — its product is MKAVILAGGLGTRISEESTTRPKPMVEIGGRPVLWHIMKIYSAHGVNDFIILCGYKQHMIKEYFANYFLHMSDVTFDMRTQNATYLCNQAEPWRVTLVDTGEDTLTGGRLKRVRHYLGDESFCFTYGDGVGDVDISGTIEFHRSHGKLATMTVMQPPGRFGAVNIEDGGTVTAFQEKPDGDGGWINGGFFVLEPGVIDYIDGDQTTWEAEPLKGLAHDGQLAAYRHPGFWQPMDTLRDKHYLEDLWKAGKAPWKTW
- a CDS encoding Wzz/FepE/Etk N-terminal domain-containing protein, producing the protein MPPMNDDLDLSRPLRALKRFAWLVLLLSLAAGAVTYLLSSRQTPVYEAKTLILSAGGQSNNPALNPNTVSPPPLPAGAIEGALQSENVLGVVRRRLAEVPELTRAQRIVLADRLAQDIASGRGRVFDVTGQPDIYGNGTYTLSAVHRDPVVAARLANLAAETLVDWDAQRGLVKVNAAITGLRTRLADVERRLAAAGPVGGTPTSLQQTLLAQRANRLDALNNLTALRETVVGSLSVVAPAAVPLQPVAPKPLRNALLVGAFVLLLLSALLVVWSSVNRMVASDADLKLLNLRLLGEVPRVRMLRRGQSLLVALRQGRWSDSVAFLAAGIKSVLPKGDRRPPVLLVTSLFSGDGKSNISAAIADARAASGDRVLLIDADLRRPTQASIWQAGAQTAEWVDLPGAVPFPGEESRDLQGALARPVTAQARRLRDNLHLLAPAPGVHAQTQAHLPAEAFREAMMQWGAGYDLIVVDGPPALAVADPLVLAPHAAGVLLVLEAGRASVASVQRVLDALLLVNANVLGVALNKVNPRGQVARYGYGYARRSTPATAPKPESRVL
- the lhgO gene encoding L-2-hydroxyglutarate oxidase; amino-acid sequence: MRYDFAVIGGGIVGLATAYALGQRYPDALILVLEKEEALARHQTGRNSGVIHSGIYYAPGSLKARLCQAGNVSIPEFCDEHGIPYDRCGKVIVATRQGELPGLEKLRLRAGEHGLPVRSLNAEEVREIEPHVEALAGLHVASTGIVDYTEVCLALAREVEGRGGKIRLGTRVEALHRDERGYRIETNAGPFATHYLVNCAGLHSDRIARMAGSDPGCRIVPFRGEYYELRPEKRHLVKHLIYPVPNPDFPFLGVHFTRMIDGSVHAGPNAVLAFAREGYHKTKVDLRDLGDALGYSGFLQLARKNVGEGAKEMWRSFSKPAFVRSLQALIPEVTENDVIPSEAGVRAQALTPDGKLVDDFLLIDAPAALHVCNAPSPAATSSLEIGKTIAARVQAPAHLKPVPVKGLGAEGVLA